In Sphingobacterium thalpophilum, a genomic segment contains:
- a CDS encoding TolC family protein yields MNTKSRARKIGFYLTLCFFTFFCNQTYGQDSINSRKITIEKLFELAIHNHPNLIVSASAVSIAQQKTEVAKLRRLPEISASASAFYLGNAELIDKDLSGSEKVPLPHFGNNYALEAKELIWKGGVVKNSIKASTLGEELAELDHKNEEQNIKILVLGYYLDLFKLKNQEAVYNQNIELAHKRLDLTEKLYKQGMITKNDVIRNQLQISELELAKEVIQNNRKILNDELIVALGLQEGTVIEPDDKLLDSRFQLADLASLKQDAYVSSPGLQLAAKETELLQTEKAITKSERSPALSVFAGNSLVKPITNVMPVIDKYMNTWNTGISLSYTISSVYTTGKKLKLNDLQIEKNEKYASALKQKTSVAVNTAYIKYNEAYSQRKTLEYNKALADENYRIIEKKYLNQLALIVDIMDASNSKLEAELKYTNAEINIVYAYYKLLKETGKI; encoded by the coding sequence ATGAATACGAAGTCAAGAGCCCGAAAAATAGGTTTTTACTTGACGTTATGCTTCTTTACATTCTTTTGCAATCAAACATACGGTCAAGACAGCATAAACAGCCGGAAAATAACAATTGAAAAACTGTTCGAACTTGCTATCCATAACCACCCAAATCTTATCGTTTCGGCATCAGCTGTTAGTATCGCCCAACAAAAAACTGAAGTTGCAAAATTAAGAAGGCTTCCCGAAATCAGCGCTTCGGCATCTGCCTTTTACCTCGGCAATGCTGAGTTGATCGACAAAGACCTCTCGGGGTCGGAAAAGGTACCTCTACCCCATTTCGGCAATAATTATGCTTTGGAGGCGAAAGAACTTATCTGGAAAGGAGGTGTGGTAAAAAATAGCATCAAAGCCTCTACCTTGGGTGAGGAGCTGGCTGAATTAGATCATAAGAATGAAGAACAGAACATTAAAATTTTGGTTTTAGGCTATTACCTTGATCTATTCAAACTGAAAAATCAAGAAGCTGTCTATAATCAAAATATTGAGCTTGCCCACAAAAGGCTAGACCTGACGGAAAAATTATATAAACAGGGCATGATCACCAAAAATGATGTCATCCGAAACCAATTGCAAATATCTGAATTGGAACTAGCGAAAGAGGTCATTCAAAACAATCGGAAAATCCTGAATGACGAGCTTATCGTCGCTTTAGGACTACAGGAGGGCACAGTAATTGAGCCGGATGATAAACTATTAGATAGCAGGTTTCAGCTGGCAGACCTCGCGAGCTTGAAACAAGATGCTTATGTGTCCAGCCCGGGCCTTCAACTTGCGGCCAAAGAGACCGAGCTTCTACAGACAGAAAAGGCGATTACAAAATCAGAACGATCCCCTGCCCTTAGCGTATTCGCGGGAAACAGTCTTGTGAAACCTATCACCAATGTGATGCCGGTGATCGACAAATACATGAATACCTGGAATACGGGTATCTCGTTAAGCTATACGATTTCATCAGTCTACACCACTGGAAAAAAGCTTAAGCTAAATGATCTACAAATTGAAAAAAACGAGAAATACGCAAGCGCCCTGAAACAAAAAACCAGCGTAGCTGTTAATACTGCATACATTAAATACAATGAGGCCTACTCACAACGCAAGACTTTGGAGTACAATAAAGCGCTTGCAGATGAGAACTATCGTATTATTGAGAAAAAGTATTTGAACCAATTGGCGTTGATCGTCGATATCATGGATGCATCAAACTCAAAACTTGAAGCGGAATTGAAATACACAAATGCTGAAATCAATATCGTGTATGCATATTACAAACTTTTAAAAGAGACTGGAAAGATCTAG
- a CDS encoding HdeD family acid-resistance protein, protein MANSFFKTIRTSIKHWYIPLIIGILLILLGFYTISTPVAAFLTLAILFSWSFIISGILEIIFAVQNKDEVDGWGWYLTGGILYTLFGILLIANPLLSASTLAFIVGFYALFKSFQLLSFSFDLKNYGSKSWGWNLLFAILGIIFSFILLWNPLFAGFSLVIWTGMAISTVGFAACVFAFQLKSLKDIPKKLPDEWKERYQKLKEEFDQHRK, encoded by the coding sequence ATGGCAAATTCATTTTTTAAAACGATCCGGACATCCATCAAGCACTGGTATATCCCATTGATTATCGGTATTCTATTAATTCTTTTGGGTTTCTATACCATTTCCACACCTGTTGCTGCATTTCTCACATTAGCAATTCTATTTTCATGGTCATTTATTATTTCCGGTATTTTGGAAATCATTTTTGCCGTGCAGAATAAAGATGAAGTGGATGGTTGGGGCTGGTACCTCACCGGGGGCATCCTCTATACCCTATTCGGCATATTGCTGATTGCCAATCCGCTGTTATCAGCGAGCACCTTGGCATTTATCGTAGGTTTTTATGCACTTTTTAAATCCTTCCAACTGCTGTCCTTTTCTTTTGATCTCAAAAATTACGGTAGTAAATCTTGGGGATGGAATTTGTTATTCGCCATTTTAGGCATTATTTTCAGCTTTATCTTGCTTTGGAATCCACTATTTGCAGGTTTCTCACTGGTGATCTGGACAGGAATGGCTATTAGTACGGTTGGTTTCGCAGCCTGTGTATTTGCATTTCAGCTGAAAAGTCTCAAAGATATCCCGAAAAAGCTACCAGACGAGTGGAAAGAGCGTTATCAGAAGCTTAAAGAAGAATTTGATCAACATCGTAAATAG
- a CDS encoding peptidylprolyl isomerase, translated as MRKILTILCFVFIVLGNCYAQSKHLLFKTDFGDFKVVLYDYTPNHRDLMLRSIRDTVYQGALFNRIIENFVVQGGEHDIDIEKREAADPHHKKPRLAAEFDDRAFHKMGALGAGRDGNPAKASFLNQIYFVVGKKITAAELDSLELKKGIKYTAAQRKEYLARGGQPRLDHDFTVFGEIYEGFDVIMKISRVKTDKQDYPLHKVPFKIVEINK; from the coding sequence ATGAGGAAAATTCTGACCATCCTATGCTTTGTTTTTATTGTATTGGGGAATTGTTATGCACAATCAAAACATTTGCTTTTCAAGACTGATTTTGGCGATTTTAAAGTTGTACTTTATGACTATACGCCCAATCATCGCGATTTGATGTTGCGATCTATTCGGGATACTGTCTATCAGGGTGCATTGTTTAATCGCATTATTGAAAATTTTGTCGTGCAGGGTGGAGAGCATGATATTGATATTGAAAAACGTGAGGCGGCAGATCCCCATCATAAAAAGCCACGATTGGCAGCAGAGTTCGATGACCGGGCTTTTCATAAAATGGGTGCTCTGGGCGCAGGACGGGACGGAAATCCCGCGAAAGCATCTTTCTTGAATCAGATCTATTTCGTGGTTGGAAAGAAAATCACGGCAGCTGAACTTGATAGTCTGGAATTAAAGAAAGGCATAAAATATACTGCAGCACAACGTAAGGAGTACTTAGCTCGCGGAGGACAGCCAAGACTCGATCACGATTTTACCGTTTTTGGTGAAATTTATGAAGGCTTTGATGTGATCATGAAAATAAGTCGTGTAAAAACGGATAAACAAGATTATCCACTTCATAAAGTGCCTTTTAAGATTGTTGAAATAAATAAATAA
- the mgrA gene encoding L-glyceraldehyde 3-phosphate reductase has protein sequence MQYTANPDRYQDMIYNRCGQSGLLLPAISLGMWHNFGDDTPHQTKVDICTTAFDLGITHFDLANNYGPPAGSAEKAFGQILKEQFYGLRDEMIISSKAGYHMWNGPYGEWGSRKYLISSCEQSLKRLGIDYVDIFYSHRFDPNTPLEETMLALDQLVRSGKALYVGISSYNSQRTKEAYAILKSLGTPFIIHQPSYSMLNRWIETDGLLDTLDEIGIGSIVFSPLAQGMLTDKYLQHIPENSRASQSKSLQTKFLNEENQKNIQALHAIAQLRGQSLAQMAIAWVLRKKQVTSALIGASRPQQVVDCVGALKNLSFSPEEIHEIDLYAKDGHINIWAKSAEID, from the coding sequence ATGCAGTATACAGCAAATCCAGACCGATATCAAGATATGATCTATAATCGTTGTGGTCAATCCGGTCTTCTATTGCCTGCCATCTCATTGGGAATGTGGCATAATTTCGGTGACGACACGCCCCATCAAACCAAAGTTGATATTTGCACAACCGCGTTTGACTTGGGAATTACCCATTTTGACCTCGCAAACAATTACGGCCCTCCTGCTGGGAGCGCCGAAAAGGCCTTCGGACAAATATTAAAAGAACAATTTTACGGTTTACGCGATGAAATGATTATTTCATCGAAAGCAGGATATCACATGTGGAATGGGCCTTATGGAGAATGGGGAAGCCGTAAATATCTGATATCAAGCTGCGAGCAATCACTCAAGCGCCTGGGTATCGATTACGTCGATATTTTCTATTCACACCGCTTCGACCCCAATACCCCCTTGGAGGAAACCATGTTGGCGCTGGATCAGCTAGTCCGCAGCGGAAAAGCACTTTATGTCGGTATTTCATCCTATAACTCGCAACGCACAAAAGAGGCCTATGCGATCCTGAAATCATTGGGTACACCTTTTATTATTCACCAGCCCAGCTATTCCATGTTAAACAGATGGATAGAAACCGATGGCTTGCTTGACACCTTGGATGAGATAGGCATTGGCTCTATCGTGTTCTCTCCCCTGGCACAGGGCATGCTCACCGATAAATATTTACAGCATATCCCGGAGAATAGTCGTGCTTCGCAATCCAAATCACTTCAGACGAAATTTCTGAACGAAGAAAATCAAAAGAACATCCAGGCGTTACATGCAATTGCACAGCTTAGAGGACAGTCGCTCGCACAGATGGCGATTGCCTGGGTATTACGTAAGAAGCAGGTTACATCGGCGCTCATTGGTGCCTCAAGACCACAACAGGTTGTTGATTGCGTTGGCGCACTGAAAAATCTGTCGTTTAGTCCGGAAGAAATTCACGAAATTGATCTTTATGCAAAAGATGGGCATATTAATATTTGGGCTAAATCGGCTGAAATCGATTAA
- a CDS encoding DUF1697 domain-containing protein gives MKYCAFLRGVNVKGTNMKMVDVCQVFKDAGVTDVTSVLASGNIVFSSDKAADPLKRLLEESMSAYFSYEAFLFIRSQEEVELMQANIPFEMHTDFHVYAFVGAEGVETILMDEFSNSTQVPGEKAEIVNTVFYWRVPKGNTLDSSFGKVLGKKNLKDKMTSRNINTFERILKKMG, from the coding sequence ATGAAATACTGTGCTTTTCTACGCGGTGTCAATGTGAAGGGAACCAATATGAAGATGGTAGATGTCTGTCAAGTTTTTAAGGACGCCGGTGTAACTGACGTTACTTCGGTACTGGCTTCTGGAAATATTGTTTTTTCGTCGGACAAAGCGGCCGACCCGCTCAAGCGGCTATTGGAGGAGTCCATGTCGGCATATTTTTCTTATGAAGCTTTTTTATTCATCCGGTCGCAGGAAGAAGTGGAATTGATGCAGGCAAACATTCCGTTTGAAATGCATACGGACTTCCATGTATATGCTTTTGTAGGGGCAGAAGGTGTCGAAACAATACTGATGGATGAATTCAGTAATTCGACGCAGGTGCCAGGGGAGAAGGCTGAAATTGTCAATACGGTCTTTTATTGGCGTGTGCCCAAGGGAAATACTTTAGATTCCAGTTTTGGAAAGGTATTAGGAAAAAAGAATCTTAAAGATAAGATGACAAGCCGTAATATCAACACCTTTGAAAGGATATTGAAAAAAATGGGTTAA
- a CDS encoding MGMT family protein — translation MDEQFKQQVYEVAKLIPKGRVTTYGAIAKALGFPNHSRHVGKAMGGCPKDVPAHRVISSSGTLAVPGFQERLEAEGLVVNNLRIKDFRKLFWNPMDELID, via the coding sequence ATGGATGAGCAATTCAAACAACAAGTATATGAGGTTGCAAAGCTGATTCCCAAAGGTCGAGTAACGACTTATGGAGCCATAGCAAAAGCTTTAGGTTTTCCTAACCACTCAAGGCACGTAGGGAAAGCGATGGGAGGATGCCCGAAAGATGTTCCTGCTCATCGTGTTATATCAAGTAGCGGTACACTTGCGGTGCCTGGATTTCAAGAACGGCTTGAAGCTGAGGGGCTTGTTGTGAATAATTTACGGATCAAGGATTTTAGGAAGTTGTTTTGGAATCCGATGGACGAATTAATCGATTAA